A genome region from Actinopolymorpha sp. NPDC004070 includes the following:
- a CDS encoding ATP-binding cassette domain-containing protein → MGRIEARNLTKTYGGKRAVDDLSFTVEPGVVTGFLGPNGAGKSTTMRLMLGLDHGGGQTRFDGQPYSRLTHPMRHVGAVLEAKAFHPTRTARNHLTMLAAANGIPRQRVDVVLDHVGLTEVAGHKPKSFSLGMGQRLGLACALLGDPHTLILDEPANGLDPQGITWLRNFLKSFASTGRTVFVSSHLLAEMGLMADRLVVIGRGRLIASGEVQDFVRKASHTAVLVRTPHVDRLTEALRAQQVRTEPQSDGSLVVNGLDQARVGELAFSAGVVLHGLSTRTATLEEAFLEATGGSEEYVAQLGQATAEDVVAARAGRPADTGSSSASTSSTPSATPSSGESR, encoded by the coding sequence GTGGGACGAATCGAGGCGAGAAACCTCACCAAGACCTACGGCGGGAAACGCGCGGTGGACGACCTGTCGTTCACCGTCGAGCCCGGCGTGGTGACCGGCTTCCTCGGCCCCAACGGCGCGGGCAAGTCGACCACCATGCGGCTGATGCTCGGCCTGGACCACGGCGGGGGACAGACCCGCTTCGACGGACAGCCGTACTCCCGCCTCACCCACCCGATGCGGCACGTCGGCGCGGTGCTGGAGGCGAAGGCGTTCCACCCGACCCGCACCGCCCGCAACCACCTGACGATGCTGGCGGCCGCCAACGGCATTCCTCGTCAGCGGGTCGACGTCGTCCTCGACCACGTCGGGCTGACCGAGGTGGCGGGCCACAAGCCGAAGTCGTTCTCGCTCGGCATGGGGCAACGGCTGGGACTGGCCTGCGCGCTGCTCGGCGACCCGCACACGCTGATCCTCGACGAGCCGGCCAACGGCCTGGACCCGCAGGGCATCACCTGGCTGCGCAACTTCCTGAAGTCCTTCGCCTCCACCGGGCGCACGGTGTTCGTCTCCAGCCACCTGCTGGCCGAGATGGGGCTGATGGCCGACCGGCTGGTGGTGATCGGCCGCGGCCGGCTGATCGCCTCCGGCGAGGTCCAGGACTTCGTACGCAAGGCCTCCCACACCGCCGTGCTCGTCCGCACGCCTCACGTCGACCGCCTCACCGAGGCGCTGCGCGCGCAGCAGGTTCGGACCGAGCCGCAGAGCGACGGCAGCCTGGTGGTCAACGGCCTGGACCAGGCCAGGGTGGGCGAGCTCGCGTTCTCCGCCGGTGTGGTCCTGCACGGGCTCAGCACCCGGACCGCGACGCTGGAGGAGGCCTTCCTGGAGGCGACCGGCGGTTCGGAGGAGTACGTCGCCCAGCTCGGCCAGGCGACCGCCGAGGACGTGGTCGCCGCTCGAGCCGGGCGGCCCGCCGACACCGGTTCCTCGTCCGCCAGCACGTCCTCCACACCGTCCGCCACCCCGTCTTCGGGAGAGTCTCGATGA
- a CDS encoding ABC transporter permease: MIDALRFEWIRIRTIRSTYWLTALALVLSAAVAGLIAYFGRENPINDQMAGVILTGGSAFSPLPFTAVFMGIIGVFAFGHEYRHGTILPTLTAVPRRGSLVVAKAAVVIGWSLVVALVSVGLNWAVARVLSGQSLPLFDAPVGPALGGYLGFVVLWGLLGLGLGGLLRSLPAAMVLIFVVPLVVEPLLGALTMIPALESFRDYVNYLPFTAGNAMSQTMNPNEVGGGGGPQLGDQPTRLVSSLTFTAWVALVLGAATALFHKRDA, encoded by the coding sequence ATGATCGACGCCCTGCGGTTCGAGTGGATCCGGATCCGCACCATCCGCTCCACGTACTGGCTCACCGCCCTGGCCCTGGTGCTGAGTGCCGCCGTCGCCGGCCTGATCGCGTACTTCGGACGGGAGAACCCGATCAACGACCAGATGGCCGGGGTGATCCTCACCGGTGGGTCGGCGTTCAGCCCGCTGCCGTTCACCGCGGTCTTCATGGGGATCATCGGCGTCTTCGCGTTCGGCCACGAGTACCGCCACGGAACGATCCTGCCCACCCTCACCGCGGTGCCCCGGCGCGGCTCGCTCGTGGTCGCCAAGGCCGCCGTGGTGATCGGCTGGTCGCTGGTGGTGGCCCTCGTCAGCGTGGGACTGAACTGGGCGGTGGCCCGGGTGCTCTCGGGCCAGTCGCTGCCGTTGTTCGACGCGCCTGTCGGCCCGGCGCTGGGTGGCTACCTCGGCTTCGTCGTGCTGTGGGGGCTGCTCGGTCTCGGCCTGGGCGGCCTGCTGCGCAGCCTGCCGGCGGCGATGGTGCTGATCTTCGTCGTCCCGCTGGTGGTGGAGCCGCTGCTCGGCGCGCTCACCATGATCCCCGCGCTGGAGTCCTTCCGGGATTACGTCAACTACCTCCCCTTCACGGCCGGCAACGCCATGTCGCAGACCATGAACCCGAACGAGGTGGGCGGTGGTGGCGGCCCGCAGCTGGGCGACCAGCCGACCCGGCTGGTCAGCAGCCTCACCTTCACCGCCTGGGTCGCTCTCGTGCTCGGCGCCGCGACGGCGCTCTTCCACAAACGCGACGCCTGA